Below is a window of Terriglobia bacterium DNA.
GGCCGAAACTTTAAGAAATCTCCTGCGCTATCTCTCGGACCATACCCTCCAGCAACCAAACGAACACGTAAAGGAGTACCAGCTCGCGACTGAAGTTTTCGGGCGGCACTCGGAGTTCGATCCACAGACCGATGCCACCGTGCGGGTGCAGGTGCGGCGACTCCGTGTGAAGCTGGCGCAGTATTACGAAACCGAAGGGGCCGACGATCCCATCTTGGTGGAGATTCCGAAAGGCGGGTATGCGGTTACCTTCAGGCGGCGACCGAGTTTAACGGCCGTCCTGGACCATGCCCCTGCCGATCCGAACCAGGCCGATGCACGGGACCAGGCGAGCACGCATAGATCGCTTCGCCCGTGGAGACAAATCGCGGCCACCGTGCTGGTGCTATGTCTTGCCGTGGCGGTAATCTTCGTGCGCCGGATGGAAGGCGGACGATCGCTGGCGCCAGCCACCCCCCTGCCCTCGCTGCAATCGGCTCCCGAAGTCGAGCGACAGTTCTGGAAGCCATTCATTAATGGCTCCGAGGAGCCTTGGGTCGTCTTCAGCAATGCCGAGTTCGTCGGCCGACCGGAGACGGGCATGCGCTACTTCCAGCCGGGCACGAAAATTGGGGACGAACCGGTGACCGAGCATTACACCGGCGTTGGCGAGGTGCTCGGTGTTCTCGACCTGGACCGCCTCTTCCTGCGCCTGGGACGAACGTTCCGCGCAAAGCGGGCCCACTTGTTCACTCTCGATGACGCGCAGAACAGCAATCTCATCTTTATCGGCTCGCCCGCGGAAGACCCTGCGCTGGTACAACTCGGCACCAGGGCCAAGTTCATTTTCCAGCGGGTGGCATCGGGTGTCCGGAAGGGCGATTTGGGCATCGCGGACGTTGCCCCATCTCCTGGTCAACCACGGATGTTTCTTCCCAGCCCCCCGAACCGGCCCCTAAGTGTCGATTACGCTGTCATTTCACTGACACGGGGCATCAATGAGCAACACTCGACCCTGCTGCTGGCGGGTACGACGACGATCGGTACCGAGGCGGCGGTCGATTTCGTATGCCAACCGAACTCCCTCTCGGAACTGCTGCAGGCGCTTCACCTGCCTCCCGCCGCCGAGATCGGGCCCTTTGAGGCGGTGCTGCGCGTAAAGATAGAGCAGGATGTCCCGGTGGCTACAGAACTGGTAGCGATAAATCAATGAGGTGGCGCTACCAGCGTGCCGCAATTACCGCCAACTTAGCGTGACAACGCGCTGCACATAGCCCGACCCGGCGGGGAACTGGACGACAAGATGGTCCCCTTTCCGTTCCCCACCTTCCACCGTAACCTTCTTCAGTCGCGCGTTGTTAATTCTCAGGTTCAGATGTTGAGTGTTCGAGGCGGGCGCTTCCAAAGTAATGGCCAACGATCGCGACGAATAGCGCTGATCCAGAACCTTCATCTCGGTCGTCTCGGATCCCGCCAGCGGTAACCGGGGAGATATGCCCACCTCAAGTTCGGGCAGAGGAATATTCGCTACCTGCGTACCGCTTGGTTTGGCCTCGCACTTTGCGGTAGAAGTGCCGCCGGTCACGAGACACAGTGGTATTGGGATCTGTGAATGTACCGTCACCACTAGGTTCGTTCCCTTCCGGACGATATCAACATCGAGGTGGTTCGGGCCAAACGGCACGTTGTGCAGCGAGGCGCCGTCCCATGCAGCGGGAATTTGCGGGGAGACTCGCAGCACATGGTTGGGGACGTCCGCCTCAATACCGAATAATCCGCGCACCGAAGGAGAGATTACCATCGCCGAAGACCACATCTGGTGTGCAGTACTGCGTCCGAGGGGCTGAAAAAACCGGCCCGAAAGCAATTCCGTCACTGCTCCCTGGTCCTGCGCCCATGTCAGGTCGAGGTTTTGCATCAGGTGTGCGTAGGCGGACAGCGAATGGCCGGCACGATACTCGGCCAGCGACACCCACCCCGTAAACAGCGGCCATACCGATCCCTGGTGGTAGCTGATCGGATCGTAGATCTTGCTCCCGTCCGACACCGAACGCGTCCCCCAGTCGGTCGAGAATTCGTCAGAGGCCCAGCGCTCGAACATCTTGTCAGAACCGGGCAGCTTCAGCGTCCCCGACCACCATGCCACCGACGGAAAAATCGTCGCTGTGGTATCGAAGCTCCCGTTGGCATTGCGGCTGAATGCGTAAAAGCCGTCCTTGAGATACTCCGGCAGTTTGCTGCGCACCAACGATGCCTGCTGCTCGGCCTCTTGTGCGAGCGACCTGTCGCCCAACAGCCTTGCCATGTGAGCCAGCGCGTTTTCCGCCTGCTCATCCAGCGATGCCAGATACATCTCCTGATGCGGCATGCCCGGCGGCCAGGATTCAACCCAGCCCGTCCCCGCGCTGTTGTCGTAGATGCCATCACTATCGGAATCGTGACCGCGCATGAACGCGTAAGCGCGGCGCACGTTGTCCCAATGTTGGCGCAAGAAGGTGACATCACCGCTCGCCTGGACGTAGTCGTCCATCGCCATCAAGAACAGGGGCGTGGCATCCGCGGAGGCGTACTCGTAAGGCAGCGCGGACCAGTCCACCAGGTCCGCGGTTTGCGCGTACTCGTGCATCATTTTGCCGTCGGCTCGTTGCCGGTTCATCAGGAATTCCAGTGCGTTCCTGGCGAGACCGAAGTCGCCGTAGCTATCGATGGCGTACAGGGACCAGAGCGTGTCGCGGCCGAAAAACCACCCGAAGCCCGGCCGGGCAGAGTCGCCTGAGCTGAACCAGCCGGCGGCGAGCCCCTTTCCGGAGCCATGCTTGACCTGCATCTGGTCGATAGAAATTTCGGCCCAGCGCAGCGCGTTGTCGAATTGCGGATCCGGTGTGCTGACGGTCAGTTTGTCATCGAAGAAGTGGCTGTAGTAATTCTCCGTCATTTGGTACGCCTGCGCGATGCCGGAGTAGAACTGCGCTACCCGCTTTCCGAGTGCCGCGATAGCGGCCGGTCCCTCCGGTTGTGATCCATCGGAGACGACTGCGAACAGAGGAAAATAGAAGTTGCTTTCGGTTTTCGGATCGAAATGCAATTTGAACTGCAGGGGGAAATACTTCGGCTTCTCCTGATAGGGTGGCAGTATTCCGGGTTGCGCGCCGGGCATGACGAGCGCGGCAAAGAATTTTGGGTTATCGGTGCTCAACAGGTACCCGCCAATGCCGTCAAAATCATTCCATGATGCGGAAGGGCGCCCGAAATTCGGTGCCGGCCATTCGCGCTGCAACACAGGGTCGAACGAGAAGGTGATGTCGGCAGGACGGACGGCGTGAATCTCGAACAGCACAACCACTCCCGCGGCGGCGTCGGGGCCGCGCACGGCGAACATGTGTTGCTTCACTGTGATTGCAGCGTGAGCGTAGGTGATGGTGGTGAGGTCCGGTTCGACCTGCACAACGGCTGCCTGCTGGTTCAGGTCGATGGGAACGGGATAATCGGCCAGTTCCGCCGTGATATGGAAATTCCGCAACACCTTCACAGGAAAATCCCACAGCTCGAACGTGCCGTCCTGCTGGCCGAAAATGCCCCCACGCTCGCCCACGACGGTGAAAGGCTGGTTGGGCTGCGCGGGGCGGACGATCTCCATCGCAGTTTTCGACAATGGAAATTTCGGCAACGGTCGCGGTGCAGCTTGCGCCAGAGACAGAGTCGAAACGCATAGCAGGAAAATGAAAGTCGCCAGGCACCAGCCTGGCGGCACCCGGAAAGTGGTCATTCTTCTTTGTCACCCTTCGGAGCAGATCGAGGCAGTAACTCACTCTAGCAGATACAGCCTCCATGCAACACCGAGCTGCGACGGCATCCCTCCCGTCTTCGCAGTCAGGCAAGATTTCAGTCAGCAGAAGGCCGAAGCATTTGCGAATTCGAACTGAATCCTCACCCCCGCTCGCGCAGTTCCCGCTCGAATGACTGCGCGCGAAGGTTGCGATGGTCTGCGTCGCCAGCCATGGAGGGCCTGAGCGAGCGCGCTGGTTACACCGCCCATATCCAGTAAGGTGGTGGCGAGCACGACATCGAGCGTCTGGTGGTACCGCGGAAAAGTGAAGGAGGCAATTAAACGTCACCTCAGCAAGGGTGCACCGTCGAGACTGATCGCCCCAGATGTTATTGCCGATGAGAGTAAAAGAGACTGGCGGAGGGAGCAGTCTGCTGCGAACCGCTCTCTCCCTGCTAACAGCGAAATTTACAGGGAACGTTGACGACAATTTCATCATTTCGAGGCAAGAGCTCGCTCCAACACCTCCGATTATCAATGGCTTAGATAATGCTCGAATTTCTCGGTGGATTCTATGCAGGGAATTTCTGTCCCCGTAACAGGGAATGCCGAACTTTTATGCAGGGATTTGCTGTAATTGCAGCAAGAGCAGTTGTTAGCGCAAATACCCTCAACACCCTCGCGAATAAAGCAGGTGCTTCAATGCGGCGATCGGCTGAAGCTGAAGTTAGGGAGAGCCGGTGCGTCTCAGATCTTCTTGACGTTCTTTGCTTGGGGCCCCTTTTGTCCCTGCTCGGTTTCAAACTCCACCCGGTCACCTTCGCCTAATGACCGAAAACCCTCCCCGGAGATCGAAGTGTGGTGTACGAAGACATCCTTGCCACCGCCGTCAGGTGTGATAAAGCCGAAACCCTTCGAGTCGTTGAACCACTTAACTGCACCTTGCATATCTATCTCCCAAGTGACCGGTGTGCCCAGTACTTTAGCATTCAGCAAGCAAATCGAGTAGCGGCTTGGTGGCTCGTGGTTTCCTGAAGGGCCGCATTCTGAAATACTCAATGCATGGAGCGTGAACGATTCGCGAAGGTGGTAGAGGAGGTGCTCGACTCTCTGCCGCAGGAGTTTCGTGATCGCATCCGGAATGTCGCCGTCCTAGTAGAGGACCTACCCCACGATCAGCCACGACCTCAGCCCAAGAGGCCAAGGCGGTTGCTTCTGGGACTCTTCCACGGCGTGCCAACGACTAAGAAGAGCGTTTTCGACTTGCCGACCGGGCCCGATTACGTCGTGCTCTATCAGAAGAATATTGAGGCTGTGTGTTCTAGTGAGGCAGAAATCCGGGAGCAAATACGCCGGACGGTAATCCATGAGCTAGGTCACTACTTTGGAATGGACGAGAACCAACTGAAAGATGTTTAGGGGCCTCGCTTCGTCGGATCGCGGGTGTATGTCTAGGCATGACGCAGCACTTTGG
It encodes the following:
- a CDS encoding glycogen debranching protein, yielding MTTFRVPPGWCLATFIFLLCVSTLSLAQAAPRPLPKFPLSKTAMEIVRPAQPNQPFTVVGERGGIFGQQDGTFELWDFPVKVLRNFHITAELADYPVPIDLNQQAAVVQVEPDLTTITYAHAAITVKQHMFAVRGPDAAAGVVVLFEIHAVRPADITFSFDPVLQREWPAPNFGRPSASWNDFDGIGGYLLSTDNPKFFAALVMPGAQPGILPPYQEKPKYFPLQFKLHFDPKTESNFYFPLFAVVSDGSQPEGPAAIAALGKRVAQFYSGIAQAYQMTENYYSHFFDDKLTVSTPDPQFDNALRWAEISIDQMQVKHGSGKGLAAGWFSSGDSARPGFGWFFGRDTLWSLYAIDSYGDFGLARNALEFLMNRQRADGKMMHEYAQTADLVDWSALPYEYASADATPLFLMAMDDYVQASGDVTFLRQHWDNVRRAYAFMRGHDSDSDGIYDNSAGTGWVESWPPGMPHQEMYLASLDEQAENALAHMARLLGDRSLAQEAEQQASLVRSKLPEYLKDGFYAFSRNANGSFDTTATIFPSVAWWSGTLKLPGSDKMFERWASDEFSTDWGTRSVSDGSKIYDPISYHQGSVWPLFTGWVSLAEYRAGHSLSAYAHLMQNLDLTWAQDQGAVTELLSGRFFQPLGRSTAHQMWSSAMVISPSVRGLFGIEADVPNHVLRVSPQIPAAWDGASLHNVPFGPNHLDVDIVRKGTNLVVTVHSQIPIPLCLVTGGTSTAKCEAKPSGTQVANIPLPELEVGISPRLPLAGSETTEMKVLDQRYSSRSLAITLEAPASNTQHLNLRINNARLKKVTVEGGERKGDHLVVQFPAGSGYVQRVVTLSWR
- a CDS encoding cold shock domain-containing protein; this encodes MQGAVKWFNDSKGFGFITPDGGGKDVFVHHTSISGEGFRSLGEGDRVEFETEQGQKGPQAKNVKKI
- a CDS encoding metallopeptidase family protein, which codes for MERERFAKVVEEVLDSLPQEFRDRIRNVAVLVEDLPHDQPRPQPKRPRRLLLGLFHGVPTTKKSVFDLPTGPDYVVLYQKNIEAVCSSEAEIREQIRRTVIHELGHYFGMDENQLKDV